The following are encoded in a window of Pristis pectinata isolate sPriPec2 chromosome 1, sPriPec2.1.pri, whole genome shotgun sequence genomic DNA:
- the LOC127574108 gene encoding transmembrane protein 237-like isoform X1: MNKTKKKKSRTSNGVDTLMSSTGRRKSESIEPLTPDLQDAPPQKKKKKRKLLPAADSETTFIQQNASEVCNLYSGPNNELSRKTRKRTKRTCPADHSNELEVEEDDIVDDGQAPRPQGPLFASSLGSSQPVDKVFLERSRRFQAADRVEAEKIAKQVEVYMEVKSSRTTKDVSLQAHRGFRIIGLFSQGFLAGYMVWNIVVVYVLSGYNFANISNLLHQYSMLVYPSQCLLYFLLAISTVSAFDRLNMADASMALRRMVTLDPTAVASFLYVAALILSLSQQMTSDKFNWYRSPQDITNVTLWPSGSEFLTLHPWVVVNLVVTILVALAWIFLSYQPTLDHTEEVEFGSAMNDMVESDEKSKAQA, from the exons ATGAACAAAACCAAAAAGAAAAAATCCAGAACAAGCAATGGAGTAG ATACTTTAATGAGCTCAACAGGAAGGCGCAAGTCTGAAAGTATAGAGCCCCTTACCCCAGATCTTCAGGATGCTCCTcctcaaaagaaaaagaagaagagaAAGCTACTGCCAGCAGCTG ATTCGGAAACCACCTTTATCCAGCAGAATGCCTCTGAAGTGTGCAACTTGTACAGTGGACCAAACAATGAACTTTCACGCAAAACCAGAAAGAGAACCAA gagaACTTGCCCAGCAGATCACAGCAATGAACTTGAAGTGGAGGAAGATGACATTGTTGATGATGGACAAGCTCCCCGGCCTCAAGGTCCTCTGTTCGCCTCATCCTTGGGTTCCAGCCAGCCTGTGGACAAAGTGTTTCTTGAACGTAGCC GTCGGTTTCAGGCTGCAGACAGGGTAGAGGCAGAGAAAATTGCCAAACAAGTCGAGGTATACATGGAGGTTAAGTCCAGCCGGACAACCAAAGATGTCTCTTTACAGGCACACCGCGGATTCAG GATAATTGGGCTTTTCTCACAAGGATTTCTGGCTGGATACATGGTGTGGAATATTGTGGTAGTTTACGTGCTATCTGGTTACAATTTCGCCAACATCTCAAACCTACTCCACCAATACAGCATGCTAGTCTACCCAAGCCAGTGTCTCCTGTATTTTTTGCTCGCTATCAGCACTGTCTCTGCATTTGACAG GCTTAACATGGCTGATGCATCAATGGCACTCCGCAGAATGGTGACACTAGACCCCACAGCAGTTGCCTCTTTCT TATATGTTGCAGCTCTGATACTATCACTCAGCCAGCAGATGACCAGTGACAAATTTAACTGGTATCGGTCACCACAAGATATCACCAATGTCACCCTTTG GCCCTCTGGATCAGAGTTTTTGACTCTGCACCCTTGGGTTGTAGTGAACCTAGTAGTTACCATCTTAGTTGCACTCGCCTGGATCTTCCTGTCTTATCAACCTACGCTTGATCATACTGAAG AAGTGGAGTTTGGATCAGCTATGAATGATATGGTCGAATCTGATGAGAAATCCAAAGCACAAGCATAA
- the LOC127574108 gene encoding transmembrane protein 237-like isoform X2, whose product MLLLKRKRRRESYCQQLIRKPPLSSRMPLKCATCTVDQTMNFHAKPEREPNHSNELEVEEDDIVDDGQAPRPQGPLFASSLGSSQPVDKVFLERSRRFQAADRVEAEKIAKQVEVYMEVKSSRTTKDVSLQAHRGFRIIGLFSQGFLAGYMVWNIVVVYVLSGYNFANISNLLHQYSMLVYPSQCLLYFLLAISTVSAFDRLNMADASMALRRMVTLDPTAVASFLYVAALILSLSQQMTSDKFNWYRSPQDITNVTLWPSGSEFLTLHPWVVVNLVVTILVALAWIFLSYQPTLDHTEEVEFGSAMNDMVESDEKSKAQA is encoded by the exons ATGCTCCTcctcaaaagaaaaagaagaagagaAAGCTACTGCCAGCAGCTG ATTCGGAAACCACCTTTATCCAGCAGAATGCCTCTGAAGTGTGCAACTTGTACAGTGGACCAAACAATGAACTTTCACGCAAAACCAGAAAGAGAACCAA ATCACAGCAATGAACTTGAAGTGGAGGAAGATGACATTGTTGATGATGGACAAGCTCCCCGGCCTCAAGGTCCTCTGTTCGCCTCATCCTTGGGTTCCAGCCAGCCTGTGGACAAAGTGTTTCTTGAACGTAGCC GTCGGTTTCAGGCTGCAGACAGGGTAGAGGCAGAGAAAATTGCCAAACAAGTCGAGGTATACATGGAGGTTAAGTCCAGCCGGACAACCAAAGATGTCTCTTTACAGGCACACCGCGGATTCAG GATAATTGGGCTTTTCTCACAAGGATTTCTGGCTGGATACATGGTGTGGAATATTGTGGTAGTTTACGTGCTATCTGGTTACAATTTCGCCAACATCTCAAACCTACTCCACCAATACAGCATGCTAGTCTACCCAAGCCAGTGTCTCCTGTATTTTTTGCTCGCTATCAGCACTGTCTCTGCATTTGACAG GCTTAACATGGCTGATGCATCAATGGCACTCCGCAGAATGGTGACACTAGACCCCACAGCAGTTGCCTCTTTCT TATATGTTGCAGCTCTGATACTATCACTCAGCCAGCAGATGACCAGTGACAAATTTAACTGGTATCGGTCACCACAAGATATCACCAATGTCACCCTTTG GCCCTCTGGATCAGAGTTTTTGACTCTGCACCCTTGGGTTGTAGTGAACCTAGTAGTTACCATCTTAGTTGCACTCGCCTGGATCTTCCTGTCTTATCAACCTACGCTTGATCATACTGAAG AAGTGGAGTTTGGATCAGCTATGAATGATATGGTCGAATCTGATGAGAAATCCAAAGCACAAGCATAA